A stretch of Geomonas oryzisoli DNA encodes these proteins:
- a CDS encoding DUF1847 domain-containing protein produces the protein MEKEYAEVTCASCSAVWQKKGTTNCWSGDPATAPPRPGNCPADRHAAVVKETAELMKGESEDAKMAFVAARVEGLCYQPIPGSDAVNARWTRVEDTIAFAKLMGYQRIGIATCIGLLDECERLVAILKAQGFTPFSVCCKAGSIDKKELGLAETDKVRPGTFEPACNPIAQAEICNDLDTDMNMIVGLCVGHDMLFNKYSKAPVTTLVVKDRVTGHNPAAVLYGQNFYYKRLQKGPMVVE, from the coding sequence ATGGAAAAGGAATACGCCGAGGTAACCTGCGCTAGTTGCAGCGCGGTCTGGCAGAAGAAAGGAACCACCAACTGCTGGAGCGGCGATCCCGCCACGGCACCGCCCAGACCGGGCAACTGCCCCGCCGACAGACATGCCGCGGTGGTAAAGGAAACGGCGGAGCTCATGAAAGGGGAGAGCGAGGACGCCAAGATGGCCTTCGTGGCGGCCCGCGTGGAAGGCCTTTGCTACCAGCCGATCCCCGGCAGCGATGCGGTGAACGCGCGCTGGACCCGCGTCGAGGATACCATCGCTTTCGCAAAACTCATGGGGTACCAGAGGATCGGCATCGCCACCTGCATCGGGCTGCTCGACGAGTGCGAGCGGTTAGTCGCCATCCTGAAGGCCCAGGGCTTCACCCCGTTCAGCGTCTGCTGCAAGGCGGGGAGCATCGACAAGAAGGAGTTGGGACTGGCCGAGACAGACAAGGTGCGTCCCGGCACCTTCGAACCCGCCTGCAACCCGATCGCCCAGGCGGAAATCTGCAACGACCTCGACACCGACATGAACATGATCGTCGGTCTGTGCGTCGGCCACGACATGCTCTTCAACAAGTACTCGAAGGCCCCGGTCACTACCCTGGTGGTGAAGGACCGCGTCACCGGCCACAACCCCGCCGCCGTGCTCTACGGCCAAAATTTCTACTATAAGCGGCTCCAGAAGGGGCCTATGGTCGTCGAGTAG
- a CDS encoding APC family permease, with translation MGQELPAARQNLVKRVATAVFGAPKYLKDPSLFHKMSLIPVLAWVGLGADGLSSSSYGPEEAFRALGSHTYLAITLGTFTALTVFIISYAYSRIIEHFPHGGGGYIVATHMLGERAGVVSGSALLVDYVLTITVSIASCVDALFSYIPTHFHAYKVEVACVLAVVLIVLNIRGVKESIAVMAPIFMVFVATHALLLLDGIFTHTDRFAPLAAGFRSGLSHDLSTIGVFGIMMLFLRAYSLGGGTYTGIEAVSNGLQIMREPRVQTGKRTMMYMASSLAFTAGLLFLCYTLIGVRPVEGKTLNSVLADALFADWPLGGVLAFVTIFSEGALLLVAAQAGFVDGPRVMSNMAVDSWLPHRFAALSVRLTMRNGIVLMGLASIVLLVYTGGSVSALVVMYSINVFLTFSLSQLGMSRFYIQRRHEDPQWVRHLSVHLVGLVLCATILAVTTVEKFAEGGWLTLLITSVVIGVCYLIRGHYQSVRKGMAQLDEALLDFPTTGPVNEAAPSRNDPTAIQLVSAYSGFGVHTLLSILTTFPRTYKNVIFVSVAVIDSGSFKGAEELEALERSVQEGLVKYVALARRLGFAADYRLAVATDVVESVVHICKELGEEYPRCTVFTGQLTFRLEKFYHRMLHNETAFAIQRRLQWDGLTTVILPIRVSI, from the coding sequence ATGGGACAGGAACTGCCTGCGGCAAGGCAAAATCTGGTCAAACGAGTGGCGACGGCTGTTTTCGGGGCGCCGAAATACCTGAAGGACCCGAGCCTTTTTCACAAGATGTCGCTCATCCCGGTGCTGGCCTGGGTCGGATTGGGTGCGGACGGGCTTTCCTCGTCGTCCTACGGTCCCGAGGAGGCGTTCCGGGCCCTGGGAAGCCACACCTACCTCGCGATCACGCTCGGAACCTTCACGGCGCTCACGGTATTTATCATCTCCTACGCCTATTCCCGCATCATCGAGCACTTCCCGCACGGCGGCGGGGGCTACATCGTGGCGACGCACATGCTGGGGGAACGGGCGGGGGTGGTCTCGGGGAGCGCCCTCCTGGTCGACTACGTGCTGACCATCACAGTCTCCATAGCCTCCTGCGTCGATGCCCTGTTCAGCTACATCCCTACGCACTTTCACGCCTACAAGGTCGAGGTGGCATGTGTCCTGGCCGTGGTGCTGATCGTGCTTAACATCAGGGGGGTGAAGGAATCGATCGCCGTCATGGCCCCGATCTTCATGGTCTTCGTCGCGACACACGCGCTCCTTCTGCTGGACGGCATCTTCACCCACACCGACCGTTTTGCGCCGCTTGCCGCCGGGTTTCGCTCCGGGCTCTCACATGACCTCTCCACCATCGGCGTCTTCGGCATCATGATGCTCTTCCTGCGCGCCTATTCCCTGGGGGGCGGGACCTATACCGGCATAGAAGCGGTCTCAAACGGCCTGCAGATCATGCGCGAGCCGCGGGTGCAGACCGGAAAGAGGACCATGATGTACATGGCGAGCTCGCTTGCGTTCACCGCCGGCCTGCTCTTTCTCTGCTATACGCTGATCGGGGTCCGGCCGGTGGAGGGGAAGACGCTGAACTCGGTGCTGGCGGACGCCCTCTTCGCCGACTGGCCGCTGGGCGGCGTGCTTGCATTCGTGACCATCTTCTCCGAAGGGGCATTGCTCCTGGTTGCCGCGCAGGCCGGGTTCGTCGACGGCCCGCGCGTCATGTCCAACATGGCGGTCGACTCCTGGCTGCCGCACCGCTTCGCGGCGCTTTCGGTGCGCCTCACCATGCGCAACGGCATCGTCCTGATGGGACTCGCCTCCATCGTGCTCCTGGTCTACACCGGCGGCAGCGTCTCCGCGCTCGTGGTCATGTACTCCATCAACGTCTTTCTTACCTTTTCCCTGTCGCAGCTCGGCATGTCGCGGTTCTACATCCAGCGCCGCCACGAGGACCCGCAGTGGGTGCGGCACCTGTCGGTGCACCTGGTGGGCCTGGTCCTTTGTGCCACCATCCTGGCCGTCACCACCGTGGAGAAGTTCGCGGAAGGGGGATGGCTCACCCTGCTCATCACCTCGGTCGTTATCGGCGTCTGCTACCTGATCAGGGGGCACTACCAGTCGGTGCGCAAGGGGATGGCGCAACTGGACGAGGCGCTGCTCGATTTCCCGACCACCGGCCCGGTCAACGAGGCGGCGCCCTCGCGCAACGATCCCACGGCGATCCAGCTCGTCTCCGCCTACTCCGGCTTCGGCGTGCATACGCTCCTTTCCATCCTCACCACCTTCCCCAGAACCTACAAGAACGTCATCTTCGTCTCGGTCGCCGTGATCGATTCGGGCTCGTTCAAGGGTGCCGAGGAGTTGGAGGCGCTGGAGCGGTCGGTTCAGGAGGGGCTTGTCAAATACGTGGCGCTGGCGAGAAGGCTCGGCTTTGCGGCGGACTACCGGCTGGCAGTGGCGACGGACGTGGTGGAGAGCGTGGTCCACATCTGCAAGGAACTGGGCGAGGAGTACCCGCGCTGCACCGTCTTCACCGGCCAGCTCACTTTCCGGCTGGAGAAGTTCTACCACCGGATGCTGCACAACGAGACCGCCTTCGCCATCCAGCGCCGCCTGCAGTGGGACGGCCTCACCACGGTGATACTGCCGATACGGGTGAGCATCTGA
- a CDS encoding FKBP-type peptidyl-prolyl cis-trans isomerase, producing MAIAKQGDKVKINYTGSLEDGTIIDTTIGDSGCCEDDDCGCGDDGCEDDGCGCGEHGPMEITIGNEDFFPQIEEALVGMAPGEKKTIVIPAEDAFGEYDEDEVFAISREQLTGDIEPEVGMELELTGDDDEPVDVVVVEVNETAIVVDANHPLAGEDITYEIELLEIL from the coding sequence ATGGCAATTGCAAAGCAAGGCGACAAAGTAAAGATCAACTACACCGGCAGCTTGGAAGATGGCACCATCATCGATACCACCATCGGCGATTCCGGTTGCTGCGAAGATGACGATTGCGGCTGCGGCGATGACGGCTGCGAAGACGACGGCTGCGGCTGCGGCGAGCACGGCCCGATGGAGATCACCATCGGCAACGAGGACTTCTTCCCGCAGATCGAAGAGGCGCTGGTCGGCATGGCACCGGGCGAGAAGAAGACCATCGTGATCCCGGCCGAGGACGCCTTCGGCGAGTACGACGAGGACGAGGTGTTCGCCATCAGCCGCGAGCAGCTCACCGGTGACATCGAGCCGGAAGTCGGCATGGAGCTCGAGCTGACCGGCGACGACGACGAGCCGGTAGACGTGGTCGTGGTCGAGGTGAACGAGACCGCCATCGTGGTCGACGCCAACCACCCGCTGGCCGGCGAAGACATCACCTACGAGATCGAACTGCTGGAAATCCTGTAA
- a CDS encoding YceH family protein, with product MDATLNAIEVRVLGSLIEKELTTPEYYPLSLNALVNACNQKSNRDPVTSLDEAEVTGALDALRFKQFALLSGAGGRVSKYRHALVEKFRFTPAELALLCELMLRGPQTVGELRTRGERMHAFADLAEVEAVLQDLMERTPPLVTRLPVQPGRKEPRYCQLLSGEPDLTELAAASEGGRGGADNKRIAELEQEVAALREEVAVLRQTIADFKKTFE from the coding sequence ATGGATGCGACACTGAACGCCATCGAAGTCAGAGTGCTTGGTTCCCTGATCGAGAAGGAACTGACCACGCCTGAGTACTACCCCCTTTCCCTGAACGCGCTGGTGAACGCCTGCAACCAGAAATCGAACCGCGACCCGGTTACCAGCCTCGATGAGGCCGAGGTGACCGGTGCCCTGGACGCGCTGCGTTTCAAGCAGTTCGCGCTCCTCTCCGGAGCCGGCGGCAGGGTCTCCAAGTACCGCCACGCGCTGGTGGAGAAGTTTCGGTTCACCCCGGCCGAGCTCGCGCTTTTATGCGAGTTGATGCTGCGCGGCCCGCAGACCGTGGGCGAGCTGAGGACGCGAGGCGAGCGGATGCACGCCTTTGCCGATCTGGCCGAGGTGGAGGCGGTGCTGCAGGACCTCATGGAGAGGACGCCTCCGCTGGTGACGCGCCTGCCGGTTCAACCCGGTCGCAAGGAACCCCGCTACTGCCAGCTCCTGTCGGGCGAGCCGGATCTTACGGAGCTGGCGGCCGCGTCGGAAGGCGGAAGGGGTGGCGCGGACAACAAACGGATCGCGGAACTGGAGCAGGAGGTTGCCGCCCTGCGCGAGGAGGTGGCGGTCCTGCGCCAGACCATCGCCGATTTCAAGAAAACTTTCGAATAG
- a CDS encoding DUF2288 domain-containing protein codes for MTDAKEELATKVDIADWLSLRAHLERGGVIVVDPLLELAEVGAALAADEVQAVQRWLSTSLLSKPSLEQIQKWDADKGKIFNCLIISPYVLIQEPTPQNP; via the coding sequence ATGACTGATGCCAAGGAGGAACTAGCCACCAAGGTCGATATCGCCGACTGGCTTTCGCTCAGGGCGCACCTGGAGCGCGGCGGGGTGATCGTGGTGGATCCCTTGCTGGAACTTGCCGAGGTGGGGGCGGCGCTGGCGGCGGACGAGGTGCAGGCGGTGCAGCGTTGGCTGTCGACTTCGCTTTTGAGCAAGCCGAGCCTGGAGCAGATACAGAAGTGGGATGCCGACAAGGGGAAGATTTTCAACTGCCTGATCATCTCGCCGTACGTCTTGATTCAGGAGCCGACCCCGCAAAACCCTTAA
- a CDS encoding response regulator yields MPLKKGEPMKGEEQKTNLPRVLVIDDEVAIQRFLKTALDTGDYSVHLADSAHAGLAAAVAVRPDVILLDLGLPDLDGIEVIRRVREWSQVPIIVISVREREDEKVRALDCGADDYLTKPFGIGELLARIKVALRRSLQQAPEPVFQAGELLVDLPRRRVTVRGEEVQLTPTEYELLRMLVTHAGKVLTHSQILRQIWGVAYLEQPHVLRVNISNLRRKIEADASRPRHILTEAGVGYRLKSE; encoded by the coding sequence ATGCCGCTGAAGAAGGGAGAGCCGATGAAGGGTGAAGAACAGAAGACGAACCTGCCGCGGGTCCTTGTGATCGATGACGAGGTGGCGATTCAGCGCTTCCTGAAGACGGCGCTCGATACCGGCGACTACTCCGTGCATCTGGCGGACAGCGCGCATGCCGGGCTGGCCGCGGCGGTGGCGGTCCGCCCCGACGTCATCCTCCTGGACCTGGGGCTTCCCGACCTGGACGGCATCGAAGTGATCAGGCGGGTGCGCGAGTGGTCCCAGGTCCCCATCATCGTCATTTCGGTGCGCGAGCGCGAGGACGAGAAGGTGCGGGCGCTGGACTGCGGTGCCGACGATTACCTCACCAAGCCTTTCGGAATCGGGGAGTTGCTGGCCCGGATCAAGGTGGCGCTGCGCCGTTCGTTGCAGCAGGCGCCGGAACCGGTGTTCCAGGCGGGCGAACTGCTGGTCGACCTGCCGCGCCGCAGGGTCACCGTGCGGGGGGAAGAGGTGCAGCTCACCCCAACCGAATACGAGCTGCTGCGCATGCTGGTGACCCATGCCGGCAAGGTGCTGACCCACAGCCAGATCCTGAGGCAGATCTGGGGCGTCGCCTACCTCGAGCAGCCTCACGTCCTGCGGGTCAACATCAGTAACCTCAGGCGCAAGATCGAGGCCGATGCCTCCCGCCCCCGTCATATCCTGACCGAGGCGGGGGTAGGATACCGGCTCAAGTCGGAGTAG
- a CDS encoding DUF4118 domain-containing protein gives MSKSRETSTLEKALLRSRPHPAWYQGGGAYAASVALVAVATLLCDQARPYLSPVNMVMGYLLVVVVAALFLGRRPALLSAFLGVLAFDFYFVPPRLSFRIADKEYLVTFLALFSVGLVISSLVAKARESLDALRVRERQTASLYRLSRDLAAATDTVSLATAAVANLEDSLGSQVALILGQEGELAPAAASLGFTLAPEALQVAEWCLRSRRLAGTGTDSYGSDPLTYVPLKALAETHGVLALRLEEQDLRLDADLQRLLAAYATQIAMALERLRLLQQAQETRILKERENLERALLNSISHDLRTPLTAITGALSAVLEEGEKLNSGSRTELLETAREEAARLNRFVGNLLDMTRLEAGVLQLKKEPCDVQDLIGTALATVEPRLREVAVSVRLAPELPLVSLDFVLMLQVLVNLLDNALKHAAAGGELEIDARLAGERLVLGVADRGPGVPEADLPHIFEKFYRTPVPEVVGGTGLGLSICRGIVEAHGGSIRAANRKGKGLRIVVEVPLHAAEEGRADEG, from the coding sequence ATGAGCAAGAGCCGTGAGACATCCACATTAGAGAAAGCGCTGCTGCGGAGCAGACCGCACCCCGCGTGGTACCAGGGAGGGGGAGCGTACGCGGCCTCGGTCGCCCTGGTCGCGGTGGCGACGCTGCTGTGCGATCAGGCCCGCCCCTACCTCTCGCCGGTCAACATGGTGATGGGATACCTGCTGGTGGTGGTTGTGGCGGCGCTTTTTCTCGGACGCCGCCCCGCACTGCTGAGCGCGTTTCTCGGCGTACTCGCCTTCGACTTCTATTTCGTGCCGCCCCGCCTCTCCTTCAGGATCGCGGACAAGGAATACCTGGTCACCTTCCTTGCCCTGTTTTCGGTGGGGCTCGTGATCAGCTCACTGGTGGCCAAGGCGCGGGAAAGTCTCGACGCGCTCAGGGTGCGCGAGCGGCAGACGGCGAGTCTGTACCGGCTGAGCCGCGATCTTGCGGCCGCGACCGACACGGTTTCCCTGGCGACTGCGGCGGTTGCCAACCTCGAGGACTCGCTGGGCAGCCAGGTGGCGCTGATCCTCGGGCAGGAGGGTGAGTTGGCGCCGGCGGCGGCAAGCCTGGGGTTCACCCTTGCCCCCGAGGCCCTGCAGGTCGCCGAGTGGTGCCTGCGATCCCGGCGTCTGGCCGGAACCGGCACCGATTCCTACGGCAGCGATCCGCTCACCTACGTGCCGCTCAAGGCCCTGGCGGAGACGCACGGGGTGCTGGCCCTCCGGTTGGAAGAACAAGACCTGCGGCTTGACGCGGACCTGCAGCGGCTGCTTGCCGCCTACGCCACCCAGATCGCCATGGCCCTGGAGCGGCTGCGCCTATTGCAACAGGCACAGGAGACGCGCATCCTCAAGGAACGCGAGAACCTGGAGCGGGCCCTGCTCAACTCGATCTCCCACGACCTGCGCACCCCGCTCACGGCCATTACCGGTGCCCTGAGCGCGGTGCTGGAGGAAGGGGAGAAGCTCAACAGCGGGTCACGCACCGAGTTGCTGGAAACGGCCCGCGAGGAGGCGGCGCGTCTGAACCGTTTCGTCGGCAATCTCCTGGACATGACCCGGCTGGAGGCCGGCGTGTTGCAGTTGAAGAAGGAGCCGTGCGACGTGCAGGACCTGATAGGGACGGCGCTGGCGACGGTGGAGCCGCGCCTTCGGGAGGTGGCGGTGTCGGTGCGGTTGGCTCCGGAGCTCCCGCTGGTCTCCCTCGATTTCGTGCTGATGCTCCAGGTGCTGGTCAACCTGCTGGATAACGCGCTCAAGCATGCCGCAGCAGGAGGAGAGCTCGAGATCGATGCGCGCCTGGCGGGAGAACGGCTGGTGCTCGGCGTGGCCGACCGCGGCCCGGGGGTCCCGGAAGCGGACCTGCCGCACATCTTCGAGAAGTTCTACCGCACTCCGGTCCCGGAGGTGGTGGGAGGGACCGGGCTCGGGCTTTCCATCTGCCGGGGCATCGTCGAGGCGCACGGCGGGTCGATCCGGGCGGCGAATAGGAAGGGGAAAGGATTGAGGATCGTGGTGGAGGTGCCGCTTCATGCCGCTGAAGAAGGGAGAGCCGATGAAGGGTGA
- a CDS encoding tRNA dihydrouridine synthase, whose protein sequence is MQNTEANPATNPQTANVLPWTPGEKPLMLAPMQGLTNRALRELFTTWVRPDVVWTEFMRVNSQSEKKLLMPGDVRECAAEENGVPLVVQLIGHGRDALVAAARTAQNAGARHINLNMGCPYGRMTSGLTGGGMLKRPELLEEIIPALREEVRGSFSVKIRAGYDDPQQIFSLLPLFESSRVDFLVLHPRTVRQAYEGFADHAVTAEVIKRTSIPVIANGDIRSAAFGLELLEQTGAAGLMLGRGGIGEPMLFERLRGRAAAEPDRAERRAMLHRYLSDLLPLYGKLFCGDMQVLGKIKGVVSNVEDHELERELKQLKRAKNLHAFRAAVEDLAP, encoded by the coding sequence ATGCAGAATACCGAAGCAAATCCCGCAACCAATCCTCAAACGGCCAACGTGCTCCCCTGGACTCCGGGAGAGAAGCCGCTCATGCTCGCCCCCATGCAGGGGCTCACCAACCGCGCGCTGCGCGAGCTGTTCACCACGTGGGTGCGGCCGGACGTGGTATGGACCGAGTTCATGCGCGTCAACTCCCAGTCCGAGAAGAAGCTGCTCATGCCGGGGGACGTGCGCGAATGTGCCGCGGAGGAAAACGGGGTGCCGCTGGTGGTGCAGTTGATCGGGCACGGCAGGGACGCGCTGGTTGCCGCCGCGCGCACCGCACAGAACGCCGGTGCGAGACACATCAACCTGAACATGGGTTGCCCCTACGGGCGCATGACCAGTGGGCTGACCGGGGGCGGGATGCTGAAGCGCCCGGAGCTTCTGGAAGAAATCATTCCGGCATTGCGTGAGGAAGTCCGCGGTTCGTTCTCGGTCAAGATCCGCGCCGGGTACGACGATCCGCAGCAGATCTTCTCGCTGCTCCCCCTCTTCGAGAGCTCCCGGGTCGATTTCCTGGTGCTGCACCCGCGCACTGTGCGCCAGGCCTACGAAGGTTTCGCCGACCACGCCGTCACCGCCGAAGTGATCAAGCGGACCTCCATTCCCGTGATCGCCAACGGCGACATCAGGAGCGCCGCATTCGGCCTGGAACTGCTGGAACAAACCGGGGCGGCCGGCCTCATGCTGGGTCGCGGCGGCATCGGCGAGCCGATGCTTTTCGAGAGGCTGCGCGGCCGCGCCGCCGCCGAACCGGATCGTGCCGAGAGGCGTGCCATGCTGCACCGCTACCTGAGCGACCTGCTGCCCCTTTACGGCAAACTCTTCTGCGGGGACATGCAGGTGCTCGGCAAGATCAAGGGTGTGGTTTCCAACGTGGAGGACCACGAGTTGGAGCGTGAGCTGAAGCAGCTCAAGCGCGCCAAGAACCTGCACGCCTTCCGCGCCGCAGTCGAAGACCTCGCCCCCTAG